One window from the genome of Terriglobales bacterium encodes:
- a CDS encoding DUF362 domain-containing protein: MDMTRRQFALSLAAASFVPSSLFEPLTPLGIPRGVLPGRVTWAHDPAAVTWDGTGSWWTDANNNQSVIDRLVSRSIRGLTNQKNDAQAWNSIFHYFNRTHDRGNAGYKAGEKIAIKANLNNTTDHGTIERLNSSPHLILSLVRQLTGPGRVPASAITVFDSSRFIPSNLYDKIHHEFPGVVFVDHIGGDGRVKAEFKPNAIPFSVTSRNASGLDTTVVEASYLIDAAILRAHVSSGVTLCAKNLFGATSINPDWRKNAHDGFPPKRDGSASYSAFTDFLGHKDLGEKTILFIIDGLYGNDNVDGPPHRKWKMAPFNDAWPNSIFMSFDGVAIDSVGFDFLTSEWPDLPDIANADNYLRESALANDPPSKTLYDPDRDGIRCRSLGVHEHWNNASEKKYSRNLGKEHGIELFQV; the protein is encoded by the coding sequence ATGGACATGACGCGCCGACAGTTCGCTCTATCACTTGCCGCTGCCAGCTTCGTACCCTCCTCCTTGTTCGAACCGCTAACGCCATTAGGAATTCCCCGCGGCGTGCTTCCCGGTCGAGTCACATGGGCGCACGATCCGGCGGCTGTGACCTGGGATGGCACGGGTTCCTGGTGGACTGATGCAAACAATAATCAGTCTGTAATCGACCGCCTGGTTTCCCGATCGATTCGCGGTCTTACTAATCAAAAAAACGATGCCCAGGCATGGAACTCCATCTTTCACTACTTCAATCGCACTCATGATCGCGGCAACGCCGGATACAAGGCCGGCGAGAAGATCGCAATTAAGGCGAACCTGAACAACACAACGGACCATGGCACGATCGAGCGCTTGAACTCGTCGCCCCATTTGATCCTTTCACTTGTCCGACAATTGACCGGTCCCGGGCGAGTGCCCGCATCAGCAATCACCGTCTTCGATTCCAGCCGGTTCATCCCGAGCAATCTCTACGACAAGATTCACCATGAATTTCCAGGCGTCGTGTTTGTGGACCATATTGGGGGAGATGGACGAGTAAAAGCCGAGTTCAAACCCAACGCGATCCCTTTTTCGGTTACAAGCCGCAATGCTTCGGGGCTGGATACCACAGTCGTTGAAGCTTCCTATCTCATCGATGCTGCGATATTGAGAGCGCATGTGAGTTCAGGCGTCACTCTTTGTGCAAAGAATCTGTTCGGCGCTACGAGTATCAATCCCGACTGGCGCAAGAACGCCCACGACGGCTTCCCTCCCAAGCGGGACGGTTCGGCAAGTTACTCAGCATTTACAGATTTCCTGGGTCATAAGGATCTCGGCGAGAAAACCATCCTTTTTATTATTGATGGGCTCTACGGAAACGATAACGTGGATGGTCCGCCTCATCGTAAGTGGAAGATGGCGCCCTTCAACGACGCTTGGCCGAACAGCATTTTTATGTCATTTGACGGGGTAGCGATCGATTCCGTCGGATTCGATTTTCTCACTTCGGAATGGCCTGATCTTCCGGATATCGCGAATGCCGATAACTATTTGCGCGAATCTGCCTTGGCTAACGACCCGCCTTCGAAGACGCTCTATGACCCCGACCGCGACGGCATCCGATGCCGCAGCCTTGGTGTCCATGAGCATTGGAACAATGCGTCGGAGAAGAAGTACTCGCGCAATCTGGGAAAAGAACACGGGATCGAACTGTTCCAGGTTTAG
- a CDS encoding NAD(P)H-binding protein has translation MTVPHQVASSVSMSVPTADQKRLVIVGASGMVGRHALRYALDNSAVRSVTSIGRRKLDISHPKLNQVVHANFADCAALTEALSGQDAAIFCLGAYTGAVSDAELRTITVNYTIEFARVLRRSNPDAAFSFLSGSGADPTGRSRMAFARYKGEAENAVLAAGFPRVYIFRPAYIYPVEPRKEPTFTYRLMRAIYPAFRVLLPNHVIRADDLARGMVHVVVQKTVVPESRVFENRDIRALVESLHARQVEA, from the coding sequence ATGACAGTGCCACACCAAGTGGCTTCAAGTGTGTCGATGAGCGTTCCCACCGCCGACCAGAAGCGCCTCGTCATTGTGGGCGCGAGTGGAATGGTCGGCAGACATGCCCTTCGCTACGCGCTCGATAACTCCGCCGTCAGAAGTGTGACTTCGATTGGGCGCCGGAAGCTCGACATCTCGCATCCCAAACTGAACCAGGTTGTGCATGCCAACTTCGCAGACTGCGCTGCACTCACGGAGGCGCTATCAGGTCAGGATGCAGCCATCTTCTGCCTGGGCGCCTATACCGGGGCGGTCTCAGACGCAGAACTCCGGACAATTACTGTGAACTACACAATCGAATTCGCACGAGTTCTCCGCAGAAGCAACCCCGACGCAGCATTCTCATTTTTGAGTGGGAGTGGCGCGGACCCAACCGGTCGAAGCCGGATGGCTTTTGCACGTTATAAGGGAGAGGCAGAGAACGCGGTGCTCGCCGCGGGGTTCCCGCGCGTGTATATCTTCCGGCCTGCATACATCTACCCTGTCGAACCGCGAAAGGAACCAACTTTCACCTACCGCCTCATGCGCGCGATCTATCCAGCGTTTCGGGTGCTCCTTCCCAACCATGTGATTCGGGCTGACGATTTGGCGCGGGGCATGGTGCACGTTGTCGTCCAGAAAACCGTAGTGCCCGAAAGTAGGGTTTTCGAGAACCGGGACATCCGAGCCCTGGTCGAGTCACTTCATGCCAGGCAAGTTGAAGCTTAG
- a CDS encoding response regulator transcription factor translates to MSEKITILHIDDHPVFRYGIETLINAQPDMVLVAQASTGRQGIDYCRQQKADVILMDLRLPDISGIDAMIAIRAGFPEARCIILTTFELDDEIRRALAEGAQAYMLKSMPPRELVDAIRRVHAGKKKIPSQIAAKLAEHYSDEPLSDREVEVLRHLVDGNRNRDIAEKLYITEETVKVHMKHIMGKLGANDRTQALAIALRRGLIYL, encoded by the coding sequence ATGAGTGAGAAAATTACGATTTTGCATATTGATGACCATCCCGTGTTCCGCTACGGAATTGAGACCCTCATCAACGCTCAACCGGACATGGTGTTGGTGGCACAAGCCTCCACAGGACGGCAGGGCATTGACTATTGTCGGCAGCAAAAGGCTGACGTCATTCTCATGGATCTCAGGCTTCCGGACATAAGCGGCATCGACGCAATGATCGCCATCCGCGCCGGATTTCCTGAGGCACGTTGCATCATCCTGACTACCTTCGAGTTGGACGACGAGATTCGCCGAGCCCTCGCAGAAGGGGCGCAAGCTTATATGCTCAAGAGCATGCCTCCTCGCGAGTTGGTCGATGCGATTCGCCGGGTTCACGCGGGAAAAAAGAAAATTCCGAGCCAGATCGCAGCCAAGTTGGCGGAACACTACAGCGACGAGCCGCTTTCAGATCGCGAAGTCGAGGTTCTTCGTCACTTAGTGGACGGAAATCGCAACCGTGACATCGCGGAGAAGCTCTACATCACCGAGGAAACCGTAAAGGTTCACATGAAACACATTATGGGAAAGCTCGGCGCCAATGATCGCACCCAGGCGCTCGCTATCGCGTTGCGTCGTGGACTGATTTACTTGTAG